A genome region from Deinococcus sp. KNUC1210 includes the following:
- a CDS encoding radical SAM protein, with product MSYWRKIIKPLLDDETGTMFKQAPARVTLAFPNRYSVGMASLGYQVIYRLFNQVEGVACERAFLPDNPDAFEATGEALPTVESGRDAGDCQLFALSVSFELDLTNIIRTLDLAGMHPLRERRDDNDPIVMIGGPLTSSNPYPLTPFADVIAIGDGEQIVPVLAEALRDAGSREDFYDLIDGMPGIFLPARHSHEPQWATAPKELLPAYSQIVTPHSELSNMFLVEAQRGCPRPCTFCLARTMYGPNRNNQGQELLDTIPDWATKVGLVGAALSDFPHTKFVGRTLTDRGIKLGVSSIRADTVDAELAEILKAGGLRTFTVASDAPSERLRQWLKKGITTEDLLKTAQISRDLGFKGLKVYMMIGLGPENDDDISELISFTKELAKVNRIALGISPFVPKRHTPHFQDSFAGVKVIEGRLKRIQKELRTTAELRNVSAKWAWVENVIARGGADVGMAAYQIYKNESIGAWKKALDDVGWVDPYEANESRIELPAGQIVRGDYDNHSHDELAGRKVSSHAEGLAI from the coding sequence TTGAGTTACTGGCGCAAGATCATCAAACCGCTGCTCGACGACGAGACCGGCACCATGTTCAAACAGGCCCCGGCCCGCGTGACGCTCGCCTTTCCCAACCGCTACTCGGTGGGTATGGCGAGTCTGGGCTATCAGGTCATCTACCGGCTGTTCAATCAGGTCGAGGGCGTGGCCTGCGAACGGGCCTTTCTGCCCGACAACCCCGACGCTTTCGAGGCGACAGGCGAGGCGCTGCCCACCGTCGAATCGGGGCGCGACGCGGGCGACTGCCAGCTCTTCGCTCTGAGCGTCAGCTTTGAACTCGATCTGACCAATATCATCCGCACGCTCGATCTGGCGGGCATGCACCCGCTGAGGGAACGGCGCGACGACAACGATCCCATCGTGATGATCGGCGGCCCGCTGACCAGCAGCAACCCGTATCCGCTGACGCCCTTTGCCGACGTGATCGCCATCGGCGACGGGGAACAGATCGTGCCGGTGCTGGCAGAGGCGCTGCGTGACGCCGGGTCCCGCGAGGACTTTTACGACCTGATCGACGGAATGCCCGGCATCTTCCTGCCTGCCCGCCACAGCCACGAGCCGCAGTGGGCCACCGCGCCCAAAGAACTGCTGCCCGCCTACAGCCAGATCGTGACGCCCCACAGCGAGCTTTCCAACATGTTCCTGGTGGAAGCGCAGCGCGGCTGCCCGCGCCCCTGCACCTTCTGTCTGGCACGCACCATGTACGGCCCCAACCGCAACAACCAGGGCCAGGAACTGCTCGACACCATTCCCGATTGGGCCACCAAAGTGGGGCTGGTGGGCGCGGCACTCTCCGACTTCCCGCACACCAAATTCGTCGGGCGCACCCTGACTGACCGGGGCATCAAGCTGGGCGTCAGCAGCATTCGCGCCGATACCGTCGATGCCGAGCTGGCCGAAATTCTGAAGGCGGGCGGGCTGAGAACCTTCACGGTGGCGAGCGACGCACCCAGCGAGCGGCTGCGGCAGTGGCTGAAGAAGGGCATCACCACCGAAGACCTGCTGAAAACCGCGCAGATCAGCCGTGACCTGGGCTTCAAGGGCCTGAAGGTCTACATGATGATCGGGCTGGGGCCGGAAAACGACGACGATATCTCCGAGCTGATCTCGTTTACCAAGGAACTGGCGAAGGTCAACCGCATCGCGCTGGGAATTTCTCCGTTCGTGCCCAAACGCCACACGCCGCACTTCCAGGACAGCTTCGCGGGCGTCAAGGTCATCGAAGGCCGCCTGAAGCGCATCCAGAAGGAACTCCGCACCACGGCCGAACTGCGGAACGTGTCGGCCAAATGGGCCTGGGTCGAAAATGTGATCGCACGCGGCGGAGCCGATGTGGGCATGGCGGCCTATCAGATCTACAAGAACGAGAGCATCGGGGCGTGGAAAAAAGCGCTCGACGATGTGGGCTGGGTCGATCCCTACGAGGCCAACGAAAGCCGCATCGAGCTTCCGGCGGGCCAGATCGTGCGCGGCGATTACGACAACCACAGCCACGACGAACTGGCAGGCCGCAAGGTCAGCAGCCACGCGGAAGGGCTGGCGATCTGA
- a CDS encoding lysozyme inhibitor LprI family protein, producing MQRMLRNLTAAILVAAGIAGTGTAQAQNNCNTPGNSFEDVYCLSKVFVKADDDLNVAYQKLLKRLSPSAQATLRRTQRAWVSARNTDCTDTDSKMGDIIYIGCAVDRTTARTNFLNDRYRECISSGCQPAKLNE from the coding sequence ATGCAACGAATGCTGAGGAATTTGACGGCGGCAATCCTTGTGGCGGCAGGTATCGCGGGAACGGGCACTGCCCAGGCCCAGAACAACTGCAACACGCCCGGCAACAGCTTCGAGGACGTGTACTGTCTGAGCAAGGTCTTCGTGAAAGCCGATGACGATCTGAACGTGGCGTATCAGAAGCTGTTGAAGCGGCTGTCACCCAGCGCCCAGGCCACCCTGCGCCGCACCCAGCGGGCATGGGTCTCGGCCCGCAATACCGACTGCACCGACACCGACAGCAAGATGGGCGACATCATCTATATCGGCTGCGCCGTTGACCGCACCACCGCCCGCACCAATTTTCTGAACGACCGCTACCGCGAATGCATCAGCAGCGGCTGTCAGCCTGCCAAACTGAACGAGTGA
- a CDS encoding GNAT family N-acetyltransferase, whose translation MSADVKNDTQKNQYELTTPEGMAVAVYRTVGTHAVMFTHTEVPEALEGQGIGSKLVKAALEDVKAQGKMVIPMCPFVAGYISQHHEYLDLVDPVQRGALNIS comes from the coding sequence ATGTCAGCAGATGTGAAGAACGACACCCAGAAAAACCAGTACGAACTCACGACGCCCGAAGGCATGGCGGTCGCGGTATACCGCACGGTGGGGACGCACGCCGTCATGTTCACACATACCGAGGTGCCGGAAGCACTCGAAGGCCAGGGCATCGGCTCGAAGCTGGTCAAGGCGGCGCTGGAAGACGTGAAGGCTCAGGGCAAGATGGTCATACCGATGTGCCCCTTTGTGGCGGGATACATCAGCCAGCACCACGAATACCTCGATCTGGTCGATCCGGTACAGCGCGGCGCACTGAACATCTCCTGA
- a CDS encoding NUDIX domain-containing protein, translated as MLVQDRRGHRPPPWGSFGGGIETGETPLQALLREAEEELGVHLRAAHVQAQAVLHTRLRDLQFTLHLHSWEDSGDTSEFRLGEGAGMEWVTPVQMLTRVEAGGPDAAISEWMRAFLPSSAELP; from the coding sequence ATGCTGGTGCAGGACAGGCGTGGGCACAGGCCACCGCCCTGGGGCTCTTTCGGTGGCGGCATTGAGACAGGCGAAACGCCGCTTCAGGCCCTTCTGCGTGAAGCTGAGGAGGAGCTGGGCGTGCACCTGCGTGCTGCACACGTGCAGGCTCAGGCGGTGCTGCACACCCGGCTGCGAGACTTACAGTTCACGCTGCATCTGCATTCCTGGGAAGACAGCGGCGACACCTCCGAGTTCAGGCTGGGTGAGGGGGCGGGCATGGAATGGGTTACGCCTGTCCAGATGCTGACGCGGGTGGAAGCGGGCGGGCCAGACGCGGCGATCAGCGAATGGATGCGGGCGTTTCTGCCATCCAGCGCCGAATTGCCGTAG
- a CDS encoding TipAS antibiotic-recognition domain-containing protein has product MNGTGQDALRRTFEQSYAPDALERLRSRPAAERARTRAELEAFWTRLHALIAAGQTPDSAEAQALAGRLAALLHAMKAGDDAIGEGMQKSWQAFTALPAEQQPAAYRLDEAGRAWIREAMRLWGAAQGQPR; this is encoded by the coding sequence ATGAACGGAACAGGCCAGGATGCTCTACGCCGCACCTTCGAACAGAGCTATGCCCCGGACGCGCTGGAACGTCTGCGTTCACGTCCTGCCGCCGAGCGGGCAAGAACGCGGGCCGAACTGGAGGCGTTCTGGACCCGGCTTCATGCCCTGATCGCCGCCGGACAGACCCCGGACAGCGCAGAGGCGCAGGCGCTGGCAGGTCGCCTCGCGGCCCTGCTGCACGCCATGAAAGCGGGCGACGACGCCATCGGTGAAGGAATGCAGAAAAGCTGGCAGGCCTTCACCGCACTGCCTGCCGAGCAGCAGCCCGCCGCCTACCGACTGGACGAGGCGGGCCGCGCCTGGATTCGGGAAGCCATGCGGCTCTGGGGAGCGGCACAGGGACAGCCTCGCTGA
- a CDS encoding DUF805 domain-containing protein, producing the protein MNDYLTVVQHNYANFSGRARRREFWMFTLVNSLILLAFAILMIVGIALSNRGEGNSFSPLTVIALVLMIVYGLATAVPSVSVSVRRLHDAGYTGWLELLEFAGLRIVVLIFHVMDSQPGSNKWGPNPKGVSEVKPAF; encoded by the coding sequence ATGAATGATTACCTGACTGTTGTACAGCACAACTATGCCAATTTCAGCGGACGTGCCCGACGCCGCGAATTCTGGATGTTTACCCTCGTAAATTCTCTGATTCTGCTGGCCTTTGCCATCCTGATGATCGTGGGGATAGCGCTGAGCAACCGGGGCGAAGGCAATTCCTTCTCGCCCCTGACGGTGATCGCTCTGGTTCTGATGATCGTGTATGGGCTGGCGACTGCGGTGCCGTCGGTCTCGGTGTCGGTCAGGCGGCTGCACGACGCCGGATATACCGGCTGGCTGGAACTGCTGGAATTCGCGGGACTCCGGATCGTGGTGCTGATCTTTCACGTGATGGACAGTCAGCCTGGGAGCAACAAATGGGGCCCCAACCCCAAGGGCGTGAGTGAAGTCAAACCCGCCTTCTGA
- a CDS encoding cysteine desulfurase-like protein — translation MQLDAIRAQFPQLQNGLIYFDNAAGGLMPQRSIDAIQNYLNEAGSANAMPTHRLGQAALALKQQARVATALFVNAEPNEVALGPSATALAFRLSAAFGRLWGPGDEVIVSELEHEANASPWRELERAGVTLKLWHAQNDLTLNLDDLKALLTPRTKLLALSAASNAFGARTPIQEAAALTRQAGAWTIVDAVHLASHELPDVRAWGVDFMTFSPYKVFAPHLGAMYVRRELLAGLPIPKLSFVPDDDISKLEHGTAPFELLSGWLGSLDYLRELGGASELSRAALEAAYRRIAELETPVTAQLLSGLQANERVTLYGPAKLEQRVGTFAFRVQGETPEQTALRLSGQGVSVASGHFYAVLPAKKLGLYPEGIVRASLAHYTSAEDAQRLLDAL, via the coding sequence ATGCAACTCGACGCCATCCGCGCTCAGTTTCCGCAACTCCAGAACGGCCTGATCTACTTCGACAACGCAGCAGGCGGTCTGATGCCTCAGCGCAGCATCGACGCCATCCAGAACTATCTGAACGAGGCAGGCAGCGCGAACGCCATGCCCACGCACCGACTGGGACAGGCAGCTCTGGCACTCAAGCAGCAGGCGCGGGTGGCCACCGCCCTGTTTGTCAATGCCGAGCCGAACGAAGTGGCGCTGGGGCCGAGTGCCACCGCGCTGGCTTTCCGGCTGTCGGCGGCGTTCGGGCGGCTGTGGGGGCCGGGCGACGAGGTGATCGTCTCGGAGCTGGAACACGAGGCCAACGCCTCACCCTGGCGCGAACTGGAACGCGCAGGCGTGACGTTGAAACTCTGGCACGCCCAGAACGACCTGACGCTGAATCTGGATGACCTGAAAGCGCTGCTGACCCCGCGCACGAAGCTCCTGGCCCTGAGCGCCGCTTCCAACGCCTTCGGTGCCAGAACGCCCATTCAGGAAGCAGCGGCGCTGACACGGCAGGCCGGGGCGTGGACCATCGTCGATGCGGTACATCTGGCGTCGCACGAGCTGCCGGACGTGAGGGCCTGGGGCGTGGATTTTATGACCTTCAGCCCGTACAAGGTGTTTGCGCCGCATCTGGGGGCCATGTACGTGCGCCGCGAACTGCTGGCGGGGCTGCCGATTCCCAAGCTGAGCTTCGTGCCCGACGACGACATCAGCAAGCTGGAGCACGGCACCGCCCCCTTCGAGCTGCTGAGCGGCTGGCTGGGGAGCCTCGATTATCTGCGGGAACTGGGCGGAGCCAGCGAGCTGAGCCGCGCCGCACTGGAAGCGGCCTATCGCCGCATTGCCGAGCTGGAAACGCCCGTGACCGCGCAGCTGCTGAGCGGGTTGCAGGCAAACGAACGGGTCACGCTGTACGGCCCCGCGAAGCTGGAGCAGCGGGTCGGCACCTTCGCCTTCCGGGTCCAGGGCGAGACGCCAGAGCAGACGGCGCTGCGCCTGTCGGGGCAGGGCGTGAGCGTGGCGTCAGGGCACTTTTATGCCGTGCTGCCCGCGAAAAAGCTGGGACTGTACCCGGAAGGCATCGTCCGTGCCAGCCTCGCGCACTACACCTCTGCCGAGGATGCCCAGCGGCTGCTCGACGCGCTGTAA
- a CDS encoding transglutaminase family protein produces the protein MTLPAPIGATETIRVRAGFELHFELTAPTPMMFIVEPLERPGQRILAARKRIVPQLPLLETTSYQDMMGNVVWRMLAPAGRLEVSHDLLVEVSANPDPVMPNLPKARVEDLPSEVLHYLLPSRYVDSDLLSGEAWQMFGHIQGGWAQVQAVCDHLQATLQYGAGSTSATTARESYQSGYAVCRDFAHAGVAFCRALNLPARYVCGYLADIDVPPDFRPMDFHAWFEVWLDGAWRTFDARHNFPRTGRILIATGRDAADTAFNTAFGSTRLAHMKVWADLTEISELPLLGDGYPRSPTQEGIRLSEERGRIGQIFRR, from the coding sequence ATGACCCTCCCCGCGCCGATAGGAGCGACAGAAACCATCCGGGTGCGCGCCGGGTTCGAGCTGCATTTTGAACTCACCGCGCCCACTCCCATGATGTTCATCGTCGAACCGCTGGAACGTCCCGGCCAGCGGATTCTGGCAGCCCGCAAGCGGATCGTGCCGCAGCTCCCGCTGCTCGAAACCACCAGTTATCAGGACATGATGGGCAACGTGGTGTGGCGCATGCTGGCCCCCGCCGGGCGGCTGGAAGTGTCGCACGATCTGCTGGTCGAGGTGTCGGCCAACCCCGATCCGGTGATGCCGAATCTACCCAAAGCCCGCGTCGAGGACCTGCCGAGCGAGGTGCTGCATTACCTGCTGCCCAGCCGCTACGTCGACAGCGACCTGCTTTCCGGCGAGGCGTGGCAGATGTTCGGTCATATTCAGGGCGGCTGGGCACAGGTGCAGGCCGTGTGCGACCATCTTCAGGCCACCCTGCAGTACGGCGCGGGCAGCACCAGTGCCACCACCGCCCGCGAGTCGTACCAGTCGGGGTACGCGGTCTGCCGCGATTTCGCGCACGCCGGAGTGGCCTTCTGCCGCGCCCTGAACCTTCCTGCCCGCTATGTCTGCGGCTATCTGGCCGATATCGACGTGCCGCCCGATTTCCGCCCGATGGACTTTCACGCGTGGTTCGAGGTGTGGCTGGACGGTGCCTGGCGCACCTTCGATGCCCGTCACAACTTTCCGCGCACAGGCCGCATTCTGATCGCCACCGGGCGCGACGCAGCCGACACCGCCTTCAACACGGCGTTCGGTTCCACGCGGCTGGCCCATATGAAGGTCTGGGCCGACCTCACCGAGATTTCAGAGTTGCCGCTGCTGGGCGACGGCTATCCCAGATCGCCCACCCAGGAAGGCATCCGGCTGAGCGAAGAACGCGGCAGGATCGGGCAGATCTTCCGGCGCTGA
- the thrS gene encoding threonine--tRNA ligase, which yields MHVFLPDGKQLDLPEHATALDAAQAIGPRLAQDALAATANGVLTDLMTPLPEGAQISLITKKNPGEAQSMFRHSLVHVLSQAVNEFYAAKGYPVGSVKRGVGPSIENGFYQDFDLPEPLKEEDLPALEGVMRDIIGRNLDFVRTEVSKAEALRVFGHDPYKVELIGELPDDEPITFYTQGDYVDLCRGPHFPRTGALPQAFKLTSTSGAYWRGSEKNPILQRVYGVAFASQKELDAYLERLEEAKKRDHRKLGRELELFTIDPLVGKGLPLWLPNGTTLREELTRFLREQQFQRGYQGVITPNIGNLELYKTSGHYQNYSDSNFSPITVDDEQYMLKPMNCPHHVRIYASKPRSYRDLPVRLAEFGTVYRYEQSGELNGLTRVRGFTQDDAHIFCRPDQLKKEFLDVLDLTVLVLSTFGMNDVRFRVGTRDPEGSKYVGSDENWTAAEDQIIQAVEEVGLPYSIEPGDAAFYGPKLDFVVRDVIGREWQLGTIQVDYNLPERFDITYTGEDGADHRPVMIHRAPFGSLERFVGILIEHYGGDFPLWLAPRQIAIIPIADRHNDYAEELRTELHTAGLRAEVDDSSNRMNAKVRSAELSKVPVMLIVGDKEQEDRAVSVRERTPEGHKERKGVAFSDLKTELLERYHARQ from the coding sequence ATGCACGTTTTTTTACCCGACGGAAAACAACTCGATCTGCCCGAACACGCCACCGCTCTCGACGCTGCTCAGGCAATCGGTCCCCGGCTTGCTCAGGATGCCCTGGCTGCCACCGCCAACGGGGTGCTCACCGATCTGATGACGCCGCTGCCAGAGGGCGCACAGATCAGCCTGATCACCAAGAAGAACCCCGGCGAGGCGCAGAGCATGTTCCGGCACAGCCTGGTGCATGTGCTGAGCCAGGCTGTCAACGAGTTCTACGCTGCCAAGGGGTATCCGGTCGGCAGTGTGAAGCGCGGCGTGGGGCCGAGCATCGAGAACGGGTTTTACCAGGATTTCGACTTGCCCGAGCCGCTGAAGGAGGAAGACCTGCCCGCGCTGGAAGGTGTGATGCGCGACATCATCGGGCGAAATCTGGACTTCGTCCGGACGGAGGTGAGTAAGGCCGAGGCGCTGCGGGTCTTCGGGCATGACCCGTACAAGGTCGAGCTGATCGGAGAACTGCCGGACGACGAGCCGATCACCTTCTATACCCAGGGCGACTACGTGGACCTGTGCCGGGGGCCGCATTTCCCCCGGACCGGGGCGCTACCGCAGGCGTTCAAGCTGACGAGCACGTCGGGCGCGTACTGGCGCGGCAGCGAGAAGAACCCGATTTTGCAGCGGGTCTACGGCGTCGCCTTCGCGTCTCAGAAGGAGCTGGACGCCTACCTGGAGCGCCTGGAAGAAGCCAAAAAGCGCGATCACCGCAAGCTGGGGCGCGAGCTGGAACTGTTCACCATCGATCCGCTGGTGGGCAAGGGGTTGCCGCTGTGGTTGCCCAACGGCACGACCCTGCGCGAAGAACTGACCCGCTTTCTGCGCGAGCAGCAGTTTCAGCGCGGCTATCAGGGAGTGATCACTCCGAATATCGGCAATCTGGAACTGTACAAGACCAGCGGGCATTATCAGAACTACAGCGACAGCAACTTCTCGCCGATCACCGTCGATGACGAGCAGTACATGCTCAAGCCGATGAACTGCCCGCACCACGTGCGAATTTATGCCAGCAAGCCCCGCAGTTACCGCGATCTTCCGGTGCGGCTGGCCGAGTTCGGCACCGTCTACCGCTACGAGCAGTCGGGCGAGCTGAACGGCCTGACGCGGGTGCGCGGCTTTACCCAGGACGACGCGCATATCTTCTGCCGCCCGGACCAGCTCAAGAAGGAATTTCTGGACGTGCTCGACCTGACCGTTCTGGTCCTCAGCACCTTCGGCATGAACGACGTGCGCTTCCGGGTGGGCACCCGCGACCCCGAGGGCAGCAAGTATGTCGGCAGCGACGAGAACTGGACGGCTGCCGAAGACCAGATCATTCAGGCTGTCGAGGAAGTGGGGCTGCCCTACAGCATCGAGCCCGGCGACGCGGCGTTTTATGGCCCCAAGCTCGATTTCGTGGTGCGCGACGTGATCGGGCGCGAGTGGCAGCTCGGCACCATTCAGGTCGATTACAACCTGCCCGAGCGCTTCGATATCACGTATACCGGGGAAGACGGCGCAGATCACCGCCCGGTCATGATTCACCGCGCTCCGTTCGGCAGTCTGGAACGCTTCGTGGGCATCCTGATCGAGCATTACGGCGGCGACTTTCCGCTGTGGCTGGCTCCCCGCCAGATCGCCATCATTCCGATTGCCGACCGTCACAACGACTACGCCGAGGAACTGCGGACCGAACTGCACACGGCGGGTCTGCGGGCCGAGGTCGACGATTCTTCCAACCGTATGAACGCCAAGGTTCGCAGCGCCGAACTCTCCAAGGTCCCGGTGATGCTGATCGTGGGTGACAAGGAGCAGGAAGACCGCGCCGTCAGCGTGCGCGAACGGACGCCCGAAGGCCACAAGGAGCGCAAGGGCGTGGCCTTCAGCGACCTGAAGACGGAACTACTGGAGCGCTACCACGCCCGCCAGTAA
- a CDS encoding DinB family protein, with amino-acid sequence MNDLLTVLDYHAWATGRLLTALAPLSPDELARDLHSSHGGVSGTLAHLYGSDQIWTARLRGEPALTFDGLPPLLPLPALGPQWAALQAVQRDVVAALEPDQRLSYVNVMGEAQRSSVSEIVRHIVNHATYHRGQVVAMLRQLGATAPNTDLIAFYRLQTN; translated from the coding sequence ATGAACGACCTGCTGACGGTGCTCGATTATCATGCCTGGGCCACCGGACGCCTGCTGACAGCCCTCGCCCCGCTCTCGCCGGATGAGCTGGCACGCGACCTGCACAGCAGTCATGGCGGCGTGAGCGGCACGCTGGCACACCTCTACGGTTCAGATCAGATCTGGACGGCAAGGCTGCGGGGCGAACCTGCTCTGACCTTTGATGGGTTGCCGCCCCTGCTCCCGCTGCCAGCACTGGGGCCACAGTGGGCCGCGCTTCAGGCGGTGCAGCGAGATGTCGTGGCGGCACTGGAGCCGGATCAGAGGCTTTCCTACGTCAATGTCATGGGAGAAGCGCAGCGCAGCAGCGTGAGCGAGATCGTGCGCCATATCGTCAATCACGCGACGTACCACCGGGGCCAGGTGGTCGCGATGCTGCGCCAGCTCGGCGCTACGGCACCCAATACCGACCTGATCGCCTTTTACCGGCTGCAAACGAACTGA
- a CDS encoding aminoglycoside phosphotransferase family protein, producing the protein MTEITAPLVRQLIAEQFPQWAALPVTPVAVGGWDNRTFHLGDDLSVRLPSAPRYAVQAEKEHRWLPLLGPQLPLPIPQSLALGQPSAAFPWPWSVRRWLDGEQASVQTIRDSVAFAHALADFLNALQRIDTHGGPAAGEHNFYRGTPPVVYDDQTRQTIRALQQEGRLDALSALRVWDAALDSVWQGPPVWIHGDVAPGNLLVREGRLSAVIDFGGCAVGDPACDLVIAWTLLRGEGRRAFRAALPLDEATWARARGWALWKALITAADPADAVKASEARRVLLEVLSDPLTAPR; encoded by the coding sequence ATGACCGAGATCACGGCTCCTCTCGTTCGGCAGCTCATCGCGGAGCAGTTTCCACAGTGGGCTGCTCTGCCTGTGACCCCGGTGGCTGTCGGCGGCTGGGACAACCGGACGTTTCATCTGGGAGACGACCTGAGCGTGCGGCTGCCGAGTGCGCCGCGCTACGCGGTGCAGGCCGAAAAGGAACACCGCTGGCTGCCGCTGCTGGGACCACAGCTGCCGCTGCCCATTCCGCAGTCGTTGGCGCTGGGGCAGCCCTCGGCGGCTTTTCCGTGGCCGTGGTCGGTGCGCCGCTGGCTAGACGGAGAGCAGGCCAGCGTGCAGACCATCCGGGATTCGGTGGCGTTTGCACATGCGCTGGCCGACTTCCTGAACGCCCTTCAGCGCATCGACACACACGGCGGGCCAGCGGCGGGCGAGCACAATTTCTACCGGGGCACGCCACCTGTGGTCTATGACGATCAGACCCGGCAGACCATCCGGGCGCTCCAGCAGGAAGGGCGTCTCGACGCACTTTCAGCGCTGCGCGTCTGGGACGCCGCGCTGGACAGCGTGTGGCAGGGGCCGCCTGTCTGGATTCACGGCGACGTTGCTCCGGGAAATCTGCTGGTGCGGGAAGGCCGACTGAGCGCCGTCATCGACTTCGGGGGCTGCGCGGTGGGCGACCCGGCCTGTGATCTGGTGATCGCCTGGACGCTGCTGAGGGGTGAAGGTCGCCGCGCCTTCAGGGCCGCCCTGCCGCTGGACGAGGCCACCTGGGCACGCGCCCGTGGCTGGGCGCTGTGGAAGGCGCTCATCACCGCTGCCGACCCCGCTGACGCTGTCAAAGCCAGCGAGGCGCGGCGGGTGCTGCTGGAGGTCCTGAGCGACCCGCTCACAGCGCCCCGGTAA
- the uvsE gene encoding UV DNA damage repair endonuclease UvsE — MTVSDPRPQLGLVCITSGPEVRFRTITRTRYLMAPAAERFAVLEALYRDNIARLLSAASYCAAHGIRLYRLSSALFPMSDLPGDDTGSQVLDTLSGELAAAGAAFRAAGVRVLIHPDQFLVLSSENPEVVTRSIHALSVHARVLDEMGMERSPWNCILLHGGKGGRAQALQDVILTLPEAVRTRFALENDERAYGPAELLPVCEATGTPLIFDAHHHVVREKLASQDDPSVREWVLKARATWTPPEWQVVHLSSGIDGPQDRRHTDLITLFPSAYLDVPWIEVEAKGKELALADLRARMPDMTF, encoded by the coding sequence ATGACTGTATCCGATCCTCGGCCCCAGCTGGGCCTGGTCTGTATCACGTCGGGGCCGGAGGTGCGCTTCCGCACCATCACCCGCACGCGCTACCTGATGGCTCCGGCAGCAGAGCGCTTCGCCGTGCTGGAGGCCCTCTACCGTGACAACATCGCCCGGCTTCTGAGTGCGGCGAGCTACTGCGCGGCCCACGGCATCCGGCTGTACCGCCTGTCGTCGGCCCTCTTTCCGATGTCCGACCTGCCGGGCGACGACACCGGATCACAGGTGCTGGACACGCTGAGCGGAGAACTGGCGGCAGCGGGCGCGGCCTTCAGAGCGGCAGGCGTGCGCGTGCTGATTCATCCGGATCAGTTTCTGGTGCTATCGAGCGAGAACCCGGAAGTCGTCACGCGCAGCATCCATGCACTCTCGGTCCATGCCCGCGTGCTGGACGAGATGGGCATGGAGCGCAGCCCCTGGAACTGCATCCTGCTGCACGGCGGGAAGGGCGGGCGGGCGCAGGCGCTTCAGGACGTGATCCTGACACTGCCGGAAGCGGTCAGAACGCGTTTTGCTCTCGAAAACGACGAACGCGCCTACGGCCCTGCCGAGTTGCTGCCGGTCTGCGAGGCCACCGGAACGCCGCTGATCTTCGACGCCCATCATCATGTGGTGCGCGAGAAACTGGCGTCTCAGGACGATCCGAGCGTGCGCGAGTGGGTGCTGAAGGCCAGGGCCACCTGGACGCCGCCCGAGTGGCAGGTGGTTCATCTGAGCAGCGGAATCGACGGCCCGCAGGACAGGCGGCACACCGACCTGATCACCCTCTTCCCCTCGGCCTATCTCGACGTTCCCTGGATCGAGGTCGAGGCCAAGGGCAAGGAACTGGCGCTGGCAGATCTGAGGGCGCGAATGCCCGACATGACGTTCTGA